Part of the Onthophagus taurus isolate NC chromosome 11, IU_Otau_3.0, whole genome shotgun sequence genome is shown below.
gaatttttcGTTTGTAATAAAGACTCCCATCATCCTATGACGTCAACAATGTCTTCCTCATACACAAAGGTGAAGAAAAGGTTACATACATAATCTGCTATACTTAAGACTAAAATACGTAAAAGTTATTAGAAGAGTTGAATAACAACTGGATTActgctttatttttaaaaatgaaatttaaattaaacttaaatttttagcGTTACGTTAGGAAGACAAAGACAAGAAGACAACCACTTGGTTGTTTTATGATGCTACTCATAGCATAGGTCTTTCATGCATAATCCCTTACTTCTGTGCCCAAACTTTTCatagtttcataatgattAAGTACCCCACAGTATTCTTCTGATTTAGTAGTAGTCCCAATTCTTTTGTTCACTTGTTCACAAGATAAATTTTGCTATACACAGAGTCATAAAAGACACAAAAGGCTCTAAAAGTTTATGAATGCTGAACTCAATTACATATTAGTTGGTTCTTTTGTTGCAAACACTCCACACGATCATCAGTAGCAGGAGATTATAAACAGATATATCACTAAGGTAGTATATAATTTGATAGTAACTTCTCAGAAATCAGATAATCAATAAATTCTGAGATTTTTGAAGCTAGAaagtaaattatattttggGCTTATATTACccttgaactaaaactagaactatcagtAGAGCTAACagtagacttagaactagtacgtcttttgaaaaagtgtttaacGTTTTAAACGATATGTTTCagccttcttcagaaacaatttAAAGTCACTCCGGTAAATCTGGATTCAATAGCATTATGCCAGGTTTCACGATGTTCAAGAATAATATTCATAGCAGTTCTAGGCTACGCATGGGCAGATGGAAAAGTCCCGCCGCCATTAATAGTCTCTAAAGATACTTGTGTTCATGCTTTGAGAAATCCAACACTTTATGGATCgtctatttatatttattaagcTTTATTTCTACATTGGCTTGTTGtaaatctttaacattctttcGTTACATACGGcttaaaagtaattaagaaTCGATTAACATCGTATAAAACCAacttaaattgttaaaaaatgtacgcattgattattttcttttaaatcaccaaaatgttgtaataaatcgaaatttcaaaatttaaatgtaagaATCAATAACTCGTATTTCAAACTAGTTTTTATCGTGATTCGAGGTACTTTGGTTCAGTTTGCGATGAGACATTGATAAAGATTGGACTAAAATGGTAAATTTACGATTTATACGACtccagttttaatttttccttcTAATTTTAGGAGAATAATTTGATTGAGAGCTCTATACAACCTCTCACCCATTcggaaaatattaatatttatcctTTAAACGAAGACTCTTCTTATTTAGAGTTAAAATCAGGACAAGGTTATACTATGGTTTATAATCCGTCGTTTCAACCACGTGTTGTAGATTATAATgatcttcaattttattatccaAACGAACCTTATTTCGTAAATTATCCAATAATAGAAGAAGGTaaataactaattaatttttataataaatattctttttatatatttttatttaatatataaggAGCCAAACCTGAAGATAAAACTTTTACGAGacgagaaaaattaaaacgaaaacgTACGAAATTTACGGTAGatcaacaaataattttagaagaaGCTTTCCTGGAGCACGATTATATCCCGAAATTGAAACGAATGCAATTGGCTAAAACTTTAGGTTTACCCGatgttcaaataaaaatttggtttCAAAATCGACgctgtaaaaataaaaaagggaaaaatccaaaaaaaacGGTTAATCATAATCAAGAAATGTTATTGCAAAGTcaagaatttatttctaatattaataataatactaataccaacgaatataaatcaataaattttaatgaatcgtTAAATTTTTCGCAGAATTCGATTATTTATCCAGGATTTTTTTAAGAGTAGTTGACGTAGGGGacattttttgttagtttttaTAATGTATTTATTGTAGACgtagtttcttaatattatagaattttaatgtattgtGGTCAAaccacttaaaaaattaagtaattgtagatttttgtgaaattgaaataaataaagtgaaatcaagtaaattcttttttttgatatatttattaattgtaataaaacgTTATCTCGTTGTgtataaaataactaaaaggaaataatcatgtttgttaacaataacatattaattgttatattcatcacaaagttattttaaattaagtacATGCAGTAAGGAAACATTAAAAGATACAATGTTACCGGAATTAGACAAGATGTTGattattaaaagataaatttttttatgtattgcaattgtttcaaaattttctgataGAGAGCTGTtcgtaaaaaacaaataattgcaatttttaaattataactcatttaattttaataatagaaaataagTTATTCGAAAAGTAGTTAGCTATcataaagttataaataaaataaataagcaaTTACAAAGTTGTAATAAAGTTGACTGTGGCCACtttgttttaataagaaatacaGTAGTGTCCTACCATTTACGCTGTAGTTACAGTACGTGTAAAATTGAAGCATTGAATTATGTGGTTCGGTTCCTACGATTTAGAATATGTTAAGttttaatagtatattaaaaaacaagtttcgtaagacacgcttgaaaggcacgaattcaagttgaaaaacgagtggcgaagccacgagttttttaatgaatgattgctttaagtcttatgaaacgtgctttttatgctattttttctaattcgcgtttttatcctttttttttaacaaaaataaaataaattttgacaatgtagggaaataggtatgcagcagttggtaacaacggaacacttgaaaatagaaatttgaattgacaattagaaattgtcaaaacacaaaaagtattcacctgaaaaaaatatttcatgtacacctcccaaaataagagaaattgctcaaagttcaatgtcctcatcattttggaccttgtattcgatgctaagaacgtgtttaaacatccatagacaaacattgtcacattgacaactagaaaaattaatgacccaatgtcaccaacttgaactggttccataaaatgttactaaaatctcattacagcatcggatgctgtaaggagtctcattacagcacccgtttgagtactgttagagctatcgttaccgtcgcgaattacaaagaatatatttattctaaatatattattatatattttattaatgatacaaaatgaataccgtattgtttatttacttaaaaatataggTTGTTGTATTTAGTTCTGAGCTACATTGTCTCaaaatataaagaatttataagTTTGGAActgattttatctttaaactTACTTCtaagataaaaaatgtgattttgagctgtattgttttattgtgCAACAGAGTCTCCAGTTGCAAAAGTTAGTAAGCTGCTAATGCATTACGGATCTCACATTGTGCCATTATATTGCGTTGCGTTATAGCATCATTTTCTATCAACATCTTTTAGTCTAGCTCCAATTTCTAAACATTTATTAACGGTTTTGAGAGTTAGAATCGCTGGAAAGTCGCTGTTTTCGTTATTTTCATCATTGTCATTGCATCCATGATTATCATCAGTTACTAAATCTGCCAGCTCTTCTTCTGTGAGTTCAAAATGACTCAAATAGCTCTTCAATATCTGACAGTTGAATATCACTAAAACCATTTCCCGGTAACTATCGCCCTAAAGCTACTGTAATCTGGATGTCATTCTGCAAATTCTCATCATCCTTTTCTGATGTGACAATAGTTGGCCAGATTTTCCTTCAGCAACCACTCAATGTAGATTTCTTCAACTCACGGCGCGACTGTTCAATATTCTTTATACAATCAataatgttgtaattttttcaGCATTGTAGTAAAGTTAGATTAGTATCACTGTCCAAATTATTTAGCAGCTTCTTGAAAGTTCTTCTGGTATAATGCATTCAATGTAGCTATAATACCGTAGTCTACAGGTTGCAAAAGAGAAGTTCTTTTATCACGCAAAAATTCAATCTTCGCGTTTTCATTTAAGCTTTGTAATCAGTTAGCTGGATGATCTGGAGAATTGtctattaataacaaaattttaaatgcaaTATTGATACCTTTTATTTATGGTACAAAAGAATTTTGTAACTAATCTACAAAAATATCTCCCGGTACCCAAGCTCGACTGTTGGACCTCCAAAACACaagtaatttctttttatcacTATTTTTTAGACTTCTGGGATTTAATGGTTTATAAACCAATAGTGGTTTGGTGATAAGTTCCCCTGAGGTATTTGCACAAAACAGAAGACTAAGGCGGTCTTTAGCCACCTTAAAACCAGGAGCAGTTTTTTCCTATAACAGTTCTTGAGGCATCTTGAATTATCTTCTTTAGGGATTCTAGATACAACATTGCAGGCTCATGATCGGCCGAAGCAAACTCTCCcattaaattcaaattgtGAAGGCTGtgacgatttttaaatttatcgaaCCAACCCTTACTTACGACAAATGGTTTCAGCTCAGTATTTAATGAAGAGGGTTCATTTTTCATACAATTGTCGTATAGCTTTGCAGCTTTGTCTCTAATGTCTAGAGCTTAGAGTGGCTCTTTTTTGagtttgattcaaaaaatcaactttttctaTAGGTCCTTTTCTAGAATATCTGACAAATTTTGAAGATTCAAGAACTGAAACTTCAAtgctttttcgaattttgtccTTATTTTACGAATAGTTCTTATAGAAGATTCATTAGCGTTATTCTTTCTAGCTACTTCTGCtacagttatttttttatctagaATCTAGATCGTCTAATATCAgtcattttttgtaaaagtgATAAAAGTGACTTTTCTAGATCGATTAGAATCTGCCGTATTGGTTGCttagatttataaattaagataGATAATTTATAAGCCATTATTTCTAAACACATCAAGTACAAAAAGTTTCTACTTAAAGTATAACAGAAGGCTGCTGTTGGTTTGAGATTCAAGCACAAATTAACTGTAACATAGAATGTGTTAATAGCACGTTGGGTTCAAAGTCGTGTCAATATGACGTCCGTAACATGTAAAATTTCTGGTGAGAAATCTACTAAGTAGGCTAATAACGAGTAGTGTAGTAAGGTAAATGTATAAACGAGGTAAGAGGTAAGAGTATTTGGCAAAATACTGGCACTAGTTTTTTCAAGTCATGCTAAATATTGTCAGGGTTACAAAATATCgtgtttatttgaaaattttaaattattggtTTAAACAAAAACTGTTCTACGCTGGAAAGTAAGGAGACTTTGGGATTAACATCAAAACGAAGGAGCGTTTGCTACTTTCGAAGATATAGCCTATGGGTGAGGTCtgcatttaatttaaaatttttaaataattacgaTATTTTTTTGCATGTGCTTCTTTCAATAATTCAGTAGTCTTCTTACTTCTTACTTGCTTATCTATCAATAATCTGAATTCCTGTTCCTCACATACATCACTTTCTACAAATTCTTCTCTACTCTCCCTCAACAGTGCCTGGTTATTCTAGTTGTTTCTCTGTCATGCTTCCGTAGTTCTAGTTGATTTCATATAACTATCTATTTCTCTAAAAATTCTGGTCTGCTTTTAGTGTAGTACTCTTGTCCCAAAGATATCTAGAAATCttcttaaaaatgattttttctaACGACGTAGATGTCGAAGTAGTATTGGCGAGGTCCttctgtttaaataaattagttcGACTACGTTTCAATTAAAGTGGGTGTGTAAGTTTGCAGttacaattaaaatatcttgtGCAAAGTTTTTTGACTAAATATTACATGAAAATAAGAATTGTAGTTGGTTAACCGCTGGAACAAGTACATATCAGACTGTTTATATCCTTGTCATGTAATTTCTATTGCTATAAGTTTAAAGtttcaattattgttttttactTAGTTTAGTTGcagttttcattatttttaaagttgtacaaattaatgtttatagaGCAAGTAAAAAGTATAGAATTCCCTCAAGCTTCAATATTGAGCCTATTAAAAGGTACACCTGGACTAAACACGCTCTTCAATTAAgtgtatttaaatttctaaatatcatgTGTTACCAAGAAGTAGTGAAATGGTAAAGAAGAAATATTGGGTCGGTTAGGAATAGATTTAAGAAAGCTTATTTGAGGTTAATTGTTTTGTCTTATTAGTAAAACTTCTCAGTATCAGCAGCAGAGCCATATTCAGAACCGGTAACAGTAGATTTcattatagaaaaaattacaTCGCGCCCTCCTTTATTCTTAGAAATTCCTAACAACTGCAATAGAAATAGTGATTGATCAGCATAATTcgtcaaaatatttcaaagacAATTCCTTATTCGACTATATCTGTTGAGCAAGagttttgaagattttttactatttaaaagCTTGTTATCTGTATTCTGATGAATATTgatcatattaaaaaaaataaacgacaCGGACCACTTAGTGTTTGCCTTTTAACGATATATGTTCGGAGAAACTGGTCCATAGTATCTACACATTTAATTGCTTATTCTGCATAATTAGAAGCAAGGTCGCAATGTACTCGATTTTAGAACAGTAGGAAGCTAATAGGGCTGCATTTTAGTAACACAATTTTGTTGaacaaattttttcgaattatgtacatcaaataatattaaatttttttgctcaCTTCTCATTACATTTGTTCTTGATCATCCAACTCCTTTAGATTATGTTGTCTCTAGTGGCATCCATGCTAGacttttaaattaagtttccgagaagaaactataagagattaTAAGGCTTGGAAATCATAGTTCAAAAATAGCTTTGATTGGAGGTACTTTATTTAAACTTCGATTTTgtcttcttatttcatcagaATCCCAGTTGTGATTAACAGTTGTAGTAAACCTTCTTCTTGTCATAGTTTTGTTAAATATAGAACCTCCAAATAATACAATCCATAAACTCATAATTCTTTCTTTGAGAAATTTGTAAACTGCTGCCCGTACCAACAATCCAATAAAACGTGTAAACTCCTTAACTCTACCTTATTGTAGAAATGCTTCACATATCCGTCTCCACCAAAAATAGGCAAAAACTACTACGAATTATGTCCATACTTCGTTTGATGCATCTTCTAAGTCTTTTGGATTGATGCAAAACGGATCGATGTATTTGACGTACCACCTTTTGTGATTTTAGTtcaaaattttcctttttaattcaGAATTAATATCCTCTTCATCGCCGTATTCTGAATTGGAAATAACGTCATgatcataaaatattttccgttCATATTATTTCTTTACCGAACCGCTTGCCTGGATCCCTTCCTGTCGAAAAAGATAAGATTCAATACACGATGGGACCTCGTATGCGTACTGGCAACTATTGATAACATCCAATTTATCAAGAAAATCAAGAATTTTGttactaacaattttttcaaatagatCAAATAGCTATACGTCTGTAGTTCTTATTGTAGGCCGTATTACCTTTCCTGTGAAACTTTGGCAACATTAAAATATGACGAGAAGATACCCTTAACAATCGTCCAATTCAAAATAAGTGCAAGAATGGCCGCATATTTGCGAACTCTTACTCTGATTCCATGGGTTTAACGTATTGATTGCCTCAATGATTTCCATATTAAACCTCAGCCAAGAATTTATACTGAAGGCAACGGAAGTAAATGAATCCGCAACAAAAGGATCAAACGCAGGTTTAACCTTGTTGCCACCATCTAAAAGTACTCACAAAAGCAGCCAGATATCAGTACAGAACAAGTGAAAGCTGACAGAAAAGTTTTCTAACAGTTAACCTCTGCGCAACTCATGATTTGCTTGAGGAACAAAATCGTCAGTATACactgtaaaaaataattacatggCAATATTTTGCCTTGGATGTTCATGTAAAAAATTACACTTACATGTATtggtgaaaataaatacataactGAACTAGTAAGTTTTCCATTTGAAGATGATGTACATTTACTTCTTCGTTCAGCTAACGTAGATGattcaacatttaaaataaacgatATAATGCATGTAGATTTACCATGAAAATAAATAGTAGTCgtagtaataaataattattcagTGATGTAATTTTACGTATTTTTAAGCTTAAAAATACAGACATCGTCAAGCAAGGTTTACAGGATTTCCCACCTGTGTACAGCTTGGCAAATTTAATCTGAGGGCAGTGACGCAGTAAGGTCCGTAATTATTGGTTGTATATTCCGTACACTTTTCATAgcaatcaaaaattttctcctCTCTGACGTCACATCGACAAATTGCTATATTACAGTGCTTTGTCATTTTGTGATGTCAGAGAAGAGAGTATTAAATGCGTGTAGCCAAAAACTATCTATCTGGATTAGATACTTTTTTGCATCGTTTTTAGATGAAAACAAAGgaaatttttatctttgtCTAAAAATCACAGTACGAACCGACAACTAACAagttttaattacaattaataacttttaataacaaattttgacCGAACTTTTCTCGATGATACCGAATTTCTGGATCATCATACACAAATGATTCACATCAGCACACCTTATGCTTAGTGTATTGCTCCGCGTGCTCACGATTTTGGTGGGCAAAGAAGCGTGTGGAGATTTCAtatgtttgaaatattaattttaaacaatattacatgattttccaatttattaaatatattaacaaGATTTTACTTgactaaacatttttttacatgtTTCTCCAGTAAtacattaatataatacattacCGTATGTAATTTTATGGTAAAATATTGGAATATTATTGAATCTTAGtgattttatgtaatttacgAGCAAGTCATTGTAATCGGACTTTCGGGTTGTATCAAATCGAACGAACTGTAACAGAAACTTTTGGCGAAACGTTAGGCGTTCAAACCGCCATAAatagttttcgaaaaaactaAGATTTTTCCGTTTAACGGTcctatattttaaaactaaaaaaagattggtgcatcaaaaaattaataattctgaTACTGAAATTGTGaaaaggttgcaacatggcatccgaaacgtcaaacactttttcaaaagcaCGGTTTAACCCTAGTCTAgatccagtgttagttctagtgatagtgctactggAGAAATCTGCAACGGAATACCACCAATTGGAAATCTGTAATTATCGGCCGTTGAGTCGATAAAGCAGTGAAGAACAAGTCGAGAAGAAGTCGTTGAGAATAGTagtgaaaaaattgttttattttaaagtagaAAGAATGTGATGATGTTTGAGAATAAATAAaggttaataaagaaatataaacaaacatGGTCCTTCGAGAAGCCGGATATATCGGTAAACTGGTcgaaaaaactgaaaactGAGAAAAAATCCACGTTAGGCATGACACGGCTGAATCCACCATTGACAACAAGAGTTTATAAAAACGAGTAAGTGAGTGCTGaattcttctttatttttatctgaTCCTTGTTCCTAACCTTTTGATTGCGGTTTACGATGTCTGATTTGAACGTTTTGATTAGAACTCGCTCGGTTACAAAATCTGCGTTGACTAGATTTGAAAACTATGTAACAAAATTCATGGAAAATAATGGTTCTATGGGTGAATTAAAAGCAAGTAATTAAGTGCCGAAGTGATTGTTCCCATCTATTGAATGATTCTGGTCACAGCAAATTGAATGATAAACATTTCATTAAAGATAATTCTGAAATAAATACTTTGGGTTTAGTTTGGGATTCGGAGGAAGACGCATTGAAGTTCTCAATGAACTTACATCTGAACTCGAAGAATAAACTAACTAAAAGAATGGCACTATAATTGATTTCTAGAATATTTGACCCCTTGGGCATAGTTGGTCCGATAACTGTTAAGGCTAAACTTTTTATGCAGGGTTTGTGGTCGTTGAGCTTGGCTTGGGATGATCCTTTACCGAGAACAATGCAAAACGAATTTACTGACCTTACtgaagatttaaaacaaatcagCAGCATTGCTATTCCTCGCAACACGATTGCTGAAAATTGTACTGTTTTGGAGATTCATGGATTTTGTGACGCTAGTTTAAAGGCGTATGGTGCTGCGAGTTATTTACGTTGTAAGGATCACTCAGATAACGTCAAAATGGAGTTACTCTGTTCAAAGTCAAGGGTTGCACCTTTGAAAAAATGTACGCTTCCCAGACTTGAGTTGTGTGGTGCTGTGTTACTTGCCACTTTGGTCAAGGTCGTTTTGAAGAATTGTTTTCCAGAGTTTCCAAAATATGCTTGTGGACTGATTCGTCAATTGTTGTCTACTGGATAAGATCTGATTATAAGAAATTCAAACCTTTTGTTGCAAATAGAATTCAAAGAATTGAGTCACTTACAAAATGTGAAATGTGGAATCATATTGAAGGTACTGATGATATTCTTTTTCGAGGTGCCTCAGCATCAAATTTGAAGCATTCTACCTGGTTTACTGATCCTCATTGGTTTAAAATGAATGAGCTAAATTGGCTAAATACTGCAGTGAAGATATCTGATGACAATGAGTTGTGTGAAGTAAAAAGGACGATGATAACGATTTTATGTTCCGAcaataagtttgaaaaatttattatttggaaaaattttcgtTGATACGAGTAATTGCATGGTGCAGGAGATTTGTGAATAAGtgcaataaatcaataaagatAAACGCACCTTCTTTAACTGCTGATGAGGTTACTGATGCATTTAATgttgttttgaaaatgatcCAATTTGAGGATTTTCGCCGA
Proteins encoded:
- the LOC139432170 gene encoding protein zerknuellt 2-like isoform X1, with protein sequence MENNLIESSIQPLTHSENINIYPLNEDSSYLELKSGQGYTMVYNPSFQPRVVDYNDLQFYYPNEPYFVNYPIIEEGAKPEDKTFTRREKLKRKRTKFTVDQQIILEEAFLEHDYIPKLKRMQLAKTLGLPDVQIKIWFQNRRCKNKKGKNPKKTVNHNQEMLLQSQEFISNINNNTNTNEYKSINFNESLNFSQNSIIYPGFF
- the LOC139432170 gene encoding protein zerknuellt 2-like isoform X2, which translates into the protein MENNLIESSIQPLTHSENINIYPLNEDSSYLELKSGQGYTMVYNPSFQPRVVDYNDLQFYYPNEPYFVNYPIIEEAKPEDKTFTRREKLKRKRTKFTVDQQIILEEAFLEHDYIPKLKRMQLAKTLGLPDVQIKIWFQNRRCKNKKGKNPKKTVNHNQEMLLQSQEFISNINNNTNTNEYKSINFNESLNFSQNSIIYPGFF